The Lutibacter sp. A64 genome segment AAAAATGTGCCAAAAAAACAACTATTTGGTATTATTTTTATGCGCTTAATTCTTGATGGTATTGCAGGTGTAAAATTTTTAACAGAAATGCGTCCAATGCACACCTTAGCCATTATTAAAGCACATTTTAGTTTTTATGCATTACTTTCTAAAATGTATAAAAAAAGAGGTACTCATAAAAAAAGAAGTAATTATTTTACCACTAAAAGTATTGTTTGGCAACATTTTATTTTAGGTAAGAAAAAATATAACAACCTAGAAAATAGATGATTCCTTGTAATTTAATTACACTCGTTACAAACAAGCGCTAATAATATAGTAAATCAATTAAAAGCTAATGGGGCTACTTTGTAATTAATAAGTTGACAAAACTAATTAAAATCTTCAATACTACCTTTTCCTTCTCTAATAATTTCTATTTCATCATTTGATAAATCGATAACTGTAGAAGCTTGATTATCTCCATAACCACCATCAATTACCATATCTACTTTATCTTTCCATTTTTCATAAATTAATTCAGGATCTGTTGTATATTCTAACAAATCATCTTCATCGTAAATAGAAGTAGAAACTATTGGATTTCCCAATTTTTTAACCAATGCTCTTATAATACTATTATCTGGAATACGAATTCCTATTGTTTTTCTATTTTTAAAAGCTTTTGGAAGTCCGTTATTACTTGGTAATACAAATGTATAAGGTCCTGGTAAATATCTTTTTAAAATTTTATAAGTCTGTGTATCAATCTGTTTCACATAATCTGATAAGTTACTTAGATCGTAACAGATAAAAGAGAAGTTAGCTTTTTCTAATTTTACACCTTTAATTTTAGCTACTTTTTCCATAGCTTTCTTATTGGTAATATCGCACCCTAAACCGTAAACAGTATCGGTTGGATAAATAATTAAACCACCATTTTTTAAAACGTTTACAACTTTATCTAGTTCACGTTCATTTGGATTTTCACTATAAATTCTAATCAACTCAGCCATTTCAACTAATTTTATTTGTAAATGTAAGAAATTATAAAAAGAGGCTACTTAAAAGTATAAAAATATTAGCCTTAAATTAAAAAACAATTTTTATTCTTTTAAGCGACCTTTTTAATGTGATATGGTACAAAATTATTAATAGTAAAATAAATTACTATGATTTGTCTATTAATCTAAAACCTTCTCCGTGAATATTTAAAATTTCAACATTTTCGTCTCCTTTTAAATACTTACGTAATTTAGCAATATAAACATCCATACTTCTTGAGGTAAAATAATTATCGTCTCTCCAAATTTTGGTTAATGCTAATTCTCTTGGCATTAAATCATTTTTATGAACAGCCAACATTTTTAATAATTTACTTTCTTTAGGCGACAATTTTTGAGGTTCTTCACCTTTAAAAGATAAATGACGTAATTTTGAATTGAATTCAAATCCGCCAATTTTAAATTCGAAAACCTCTTCTTCTGTATTTTGTTCGGTTTCTTTACGTTGCATTATTGCTTTAATTTTATACAATAACACTTCAGAATCGAATGGTTTATTTAAATAATCATCTGCACCAGCTTGATAACCTTTTAAAACATCTTCTTTCATTGTTTTAGCAGTTAAGAATATAATTGGCACTTCAGAATTTGTTGCTCTAATATCTTTTGCTAGCGAAAACCCATCTTTTCTAGGCATCATTACATCTAAGATACATAAATCATACTCATCATTTTTAAACATAATTAAACCTTCTAAACCATCTTTAGCAAGGGTTACATTATAATCATTCAATAATAAATAATCTTTTAAAACTGTTCCAAAATTAGGATCATCTTCTACTAATAAAATTTTGTTATTCTCCATATTGTTTTTAATTTAAATCAAAGGCAATTTCATTGTAAAAGTACTTCCAACACCTTTTTCACTTTCTACAAAAATATCTCCTTGATGAATTTCTACTATTTTTTTCACATATGAAAGTCCTAAACCGTGTCCTTTTACATTGTGAATGTTTCCTGTTTCTTCTCTATAAAACTTTTTAAATATATGTTTTTGAACGTTTTTATTCATTCCAATACCTTGATCTTTAATTTTAATAATTAAGTTTTTCGCAGTATTTTCTGTTGATATATCTATTTTGGGAGCATTTTCAGAATATTTTATAGCATTATCAAACATATTTACAATAATACTTGTTAAATGGAATTGATTCCCTAAAATCTCTGTTGAATGTGCTCTTAAATCTGTTTTTACATAACCTCCTTTATCTTTTATCATTAATTCTACGTGCGTTATTGCCTCCTCTATTATGTCGTGCATATCAACTGCTTCCTTACTTACATCTAGTTGATTTTTTTCTAATTTAGAGATTCTTAGCACGTTTTCTACTTGCGCATGCATTCTTTTATTCTCATCTCTAATCATTTTAACATAGCGTCTTACTTTGTCTTCATCAGAAATTATTTTCGGGTTTCTAATGGCATCTAAAGCTAAATTTATAGTGGCAATAGGTGTTTTAAACTCGTGTGTCATATTATTAATAAAATCTGTCTTAATTTCTGAAATTTGTTTTTGCTTTACCAATTGGTATAAAGCTGTAACAAAAGCCAAAATAATAATAAGAATAAAAAAAGCTGATAAAACTAAAATTTTAAATATAGATGAAATTATAAAATCTTTTTTTTCTGGAAAAGTTACAAATAGTTGAAAATTACTATTTCCATCAGCATCAGCAAACATGGGTACCATATAACTTTTACCTGCTTCTTTTCTAAAATAGCCAGATTTTACTTGAGTTGCAAGTCCATTGCTATAAATTCCGTATTTAAAATCTGTATCAATTCCTTTACTTTTTAATTCTCTATCTAAACGATAGGTAATTTCTCTATTACTAACTCTTTTATGCACCGGTAATTTGCTACGTGAAACATCAAAAATACGTTCTAACTGCGATTTTTCTGCTCCATCAAATCTACCAATTTTAACATAACGCTCTTCTGGTGAACTTACATTATCGCCCTGATTGTCAAAATTTTGATCTTTTACAATTACAATTTCTTCTCTGCTAAAAATTTCTTTAAAATCTATAGAATCATTTTCAAAGAATTCTGATGGCACTTTATAATTTTCTTCAATTATACTTTGTGAAAATGTAAAACGCTCATTATTTACAGTATCTAATTTCTCATAAATATAATTTTTAACATCTGAATATTTAAGTTTTCTTCCTTCGTCTTTAAAACGTTCTGTAATATCTATGTAAAACTCGTTAAATTCATGTTCTTTAATGTCTTCTGATACTTTTGCTAAGGCAAAACGCACATTAGAAGTAAATTGTTGTTCGGTAATTTGCACGGTATTTTTAATCCAAAATACTTGAACTGAGATAATACCAATTAAGGCAATGCTCATTAATACTATGATAAGTACAAATACTCTTTTTCTCATTATTCAAAATTAAACATTTAACACAAATAACGTTTTAATTTAACTTTAGTTAACTATAATAATAATTTTTTAACACTTTATTAAGAAATTTCTTATTTTCAAGAAAGCTTCAATAAAATTTTATAAATAGTATTAACTTGAGTTTTTGTATTAAAAAAATTAGAATTATTAATTACAAAATCGGCTTTTTCAATTTTATCTTCATCATTTAATTGATGTTGCATTCTTTCTAAAACTTGTTGTTTTGTTACACTGTCTCTTTTTATTATTCGGTCTATTCTTTCGTTAATATCTGTTACCACTGTAATTATATAATTGCATAATGTGTCACTACCACTTTCAAATAGAATAGCAGCTTCGTAAATTATAATTTCCGATTTTGATTTTTTAACAAAATTCTTAAAATCTTCTCGTACTGCAGGATGCACAAGTGCATTTAAAGCAGTTAACTTTTCTTTATTATTGAAAACAATTTTAGCAATATAATTTCTATTTAAATCTCCATTTATATAAGCTTCATCTCCTAACAGTTGTTTTATATTACTTATTAATTTAGCGTTACTGCTCATTAATTTCTTAGCTTCAATGTCAGCAACATAAGTTGCACAGCGCAACTCTTTAAACAATTCTAAAACAGTTGTTTTACCACTTCCAATGCCGCCTGTTAAACCTATTATTTTCATACACCTCGTTATTTTTGTAATAAAAACTCTATATGTGGTGGGTTAATTTTTAATGAAGAAATATACTCGCTTTTTTGTTTAATTATTGGAGTTAAAAATTGTGTTGTTGTATCGTTTTCATATTGCTTATAATCAAATACTATTAAAAAACTATTTTCATTAATTTTATTAAAATTTGATAAACCTGCTTGAAACACTACCTCTATTTGTTTAGGAAAAGGGTTCATATTAACATCTTCTGGCTGATTAA includes the following:
- a CDS encoding L-threonylcarbamoyladenylate synthase; protein product: MAELIRIYSENPNERELDKVVNVLKNGGLIIYPTDTVYGLGCDITNKKAMEKVAKIKGVKLEKANFSFICYDLSNLSDYVKQIDTQTYKILKRYLPGPYTFVLPSNNGLPKAFKNRKTIGIRIPDNSIIRALVKKLGNPIVSTSIYDEDDLLEYTTDPELIYEKWKDKVDMVIDGGYGDNQASTVIDLSNDEIEIIREGKGSIEDFN
- a CDS encoding response regulator transcription factor, which produces MENNKILLVEDDPNFGTVLKDYLLLNDYNVTLAKDGLEGLIMFKNDEYDLCILDVMMPRKDGFSLAKDIRATNSEVPIIFLTAKTMKEDVLKGYQAGADDYLNKPFDSEVLLYKIKAIMQRKETEQNTEEEVFEFKIGGFEFNSKLRHLSFKGEEPQKLSPKESKLLKMLAVHKNDLMPRELALTKIWRDDNYFTSRSMDVYIAKLRKYLKGDENVEILNIHGEGFRLIDKS
- a CDS encoding sensor histidine kinase, coding for MRKRVFVLIIVLMSIALIGIISVQVFWIKNTVQITEQQFTSNVRFALAKVSEDIKEHEFNEFYIDITERFKDEGRKLKYSDVKNYIYEKLDTVNNERFTFSQSIIEENYKVPSEFFENDSIDFKEIFSREEIVIVKDQNFDNQGDNVSSPEERYVKIGRFDGAEKSQLERIFDVSRSKLPVHKRVSNREITYRLDRELKSKGIDTDFKYGIYSNGLATQVKSGYFRKEAGKSYMVPMFADADGNSNFQLFVTFPEKKDFIISSIFKILVLSAFFILIIILAFVTALYQLVKQKQISEIKTDFINNMTHEFKTPIATINLALDAIRNPKIISDEDKVRRYVKMIRDENKRMHAQVENVLRISKLEKNQLDVSKEAVDMHDIIEEAITHVELMIKDKGGYVKTDLRAHSTEILGNQFHLTSIIVNMFDNAIKYSENAPKIDISTENTAKNLIIKIKDQGIGMNKNVQKHIFKKFYREETGNIHNVKGHGLGLSYVKKIVEIHQGDIFVESEKGVGSTFTMKLPLI
- the coaE gene encoding dephospho-CoA kinase (Dephospho-CoA kinase (CoaE) performs the final step in coenzyme A biosynthesis.), translating into MKIIGLTGGIGSGKTTVLELFKELRCATYVADIEAKKLMSSNAKLISNIKQLLGDEAYINGDLNRNYIAKIVFNNKEKLTALNALVHPAVREDFKNFVKKSKSEIIIYEAAILFESGSDTLCNYIITVVTDINERIDRIIKRDSVTKQQVLERMQHQLNDEDKIEKADFVINNSNFFNTKTQVNTIYKILLKLS